From Sulfuracidifex tepidarius, one genomic window encodes:
- a CDS encoding xanthine dehydrogenase family protein molybdopterin-binding subunit yields the protein MKRSDVLPLLKGKGGYLDDIPFSGYYATFVRSPYAHAKIKRIDYSEVNRRGGLIITGKDVMNVVNTSGEEGSSTSTPPIATDKTRFYGEPVALVLGKDPYDAEDLAELVNVDYEPLEPVMSVEQALKDEVLVFEEKGTNCVFSREIKYGEIPSDEEIELELYWSRSSGNPIETFATIVLPGDPLTIFTNMQAAAVQSSFLSPLGRIKINPVRQGGSFGSKFAVLKYVMALGVASKKFNVPVKWIETRSEHLAGSNSSGPERTFKVKAYFKRDGKVTGLHFKVWEDIGASLYNGQAFKPQGILAGPYKVKNIIYDVSLIATNKNPAGYFRGAGTPPHTWTLERVMDSIADELNMDRKEIRKINLIDSFPYEAPYSTYDSGNPLQLLKLAMSREEWKLREKGYGVGLACSTDPSTPNGSEEVSIRTGKGKVVVSIGYGPEGQGNEHAARLLVSSLLHVNPDEVEVEVDGSLNSFGPGGSRMAVFLSGAIKGAVENLISIIENKTGGKLVDGKVNTKEGKIGLSSVEAEARYTFSLQSKNRYNAYPFACDVAVVKVVDEKVIPVKMIVFIDPGTPLDEDLVKEQIMGGTAIGISVSLYERYVYSRDGQLLTGTIGEYGMPSSPDIPPIEVNVIPSPSPFTPIGAKGIGEIPVGVAAAAMTSAVEDALKRKITRVPWNS from the coding sequence ATGAAGAGGTCTGATGTTTTACCACTTTTAAAAGGAAAAGGAGGCTACTTGGACGACATACCGTTCTCTGGGTATTATGCTACGTTCGTAAGGAGTCCTTACGCGCATGCGAAGATTAAGCGAATTGACTACAGTGAAGTAAACAGAAGGGGAGGCCTGATAATCACGGGAAAGGACGTTATGAACGTGGTTAACACTTCGGGAGAAGAGGGTAGTTCGACTTCTACTCCTCCCATCGCAACTGATAAGACAAGGTTCTACGGTGAGCCCGTTGCTTTAGTACTGGGCAAAGACCCTTACGATGCAGAAGATTTAGCTGAGCTCGTGAACGTTGACTATGAGCCTCTAGAGCCAGTGATGAGTGTAGAACAAGCTCTTAAAGACGAAGTTCTAGTTTTTGAAGAGAAGGGAACTAATTGCGTGTTTAGCAGAGAAATTAAGTACGGTGAAATCCCTTCTGATGAGGAAATAGAACTGGAACTTTACTGGAGCAGATCTTCAGGGAACCCTATAGAGACATTTGCCACAATTGTTCTCCCCGGAGATCCATTAACGATCTTCACCAACATGCAGGCTGCAGCTGTGCAGTCATCTTTCCTCTCACCCCTTGGAAGAATAAAGATAAACCCTGTAAGGCAGGGAGGAAGTTTCGGATCCAAGTTCGCAGTCCTTAAATACGTAATGGCTCTAGGGGTCGCTTCGAAAAAGTTTAACGTCCCTGTAAAGTGGATTGAGACAAGAAGTGAGCATCTTGCAGGCTCTAACTCGTCTGGACCAGAGAGAACTTTCAAGGTTAAGGCGTACTTCAAGAGGGACGGAAAGGTAACCGGACTTCACTTCAAAGTATGGGAAGATATAGGAGCTTCACTATACAACGGACAAGCATTTAAACCTCAGGGAATACTCGCTGGGCCTTACAAAGTGAAGAATATAATTTATGACGTATCGTTAATAGCGACCAACAAGAACCCTGCAGGTTATTTCCGTGGGGCAGGAACTCCACCTCATACTTGGACGTTGGAAAGAGTGATGGACTCAATAGCAGACGAACTTAACATGGACAGGAAAGAGATCAGGAAAATTAACTTGATTGACTCTTTCCCTTACGAGGCACCTTACTCTACTTATGACTCAGGAAATCCTTTACAACTCTTGAAGCTCGCAATGAGTAGAGAGGAATGGAAGCTCAGGGAAAAGGGATACGGTGTTGGTTTGGCGTGTTCGACAGACCCAAGTACACCTAACGGAAGCGAAGAAGTATCTATAAGGACTGGGAAAGGGAAGGTTGTGGTATCGATAGGATATGGACCTGAGGGCCAGGGCAATGAACATGCGGCTAGACTTCTCGTATCATCTCTACTTCATGTGAACCCAGACGAAGTAGAAGTCGAAGTTGATGGTTCTCTGAACAGCTTCGGACCTGGGGGAAGTAGAATGGCCGTCTTCTTATCAGGAGCAATAAAAGGCGCTGTTGAAAATCTTATCTCTATTATAGAAAATAAAACAGGAGGTAAATTAGTAGATGGGAAAGTGAATACGAAAGAAGGGAAAATAGGTTTGAGCTCGGTGGAAGCGGAAGCTAGATACACTTTTTCCCTCCAAAGCAAGAATAGATATAACGCATATCCTTTCGCGTGCGACGTTGCTGTAGTGAAGGTAGTCGATGAAAAGGTAATCCCTGTCAAGATGATAGTCTTTATTGACCCTGGGACTCCTCTAGATGAGGATCTTGTAAAGGAACAAATTATGGGAGGGACAGCTATAGGTATTTCTGTGTCATTATACGAGAGGTACGTTTACTCAAGGGACGGACAGCTCCTGACTGGGACTATAGGTGAATACGGTATGCCTTCATCTCCCGATATTCCTCCGATAGAGGTCAATGTTATACCTTCTCCGTCTCCGTTTACCCCTATAGGTGCAAAGGGAATAGGTGAGATCCCGGTAGGTGTCGCTGCGGCTGCTATGACGAGCGCAGTAGAGGACGCTCTGAAGAGAAAGATTACCAGAGTTCCATGGAACTCTTGA
- a CDS encoding ArsB/NhaD family transporter yields the protein MLKLVLSILIFIITLLLVNLKPRGIPIGYSALLGGTLTLILGISTVSDVIQVFDIVWNATLTFIAIIIITLIFDEAGFFDYIAFRIIDKIGNNVLKAFVAILLLDAIVSAFFANDGAALVMTPIAISLMSRVKLEDHAKVIFMMGIGFMADTASLPFIISNLVNIIDATYFGISFLDYVEYMIFPYLISVLVSLLLYYFLLLRKVNGEQTIPKFVPQVKDRLLVNLAIPFMAIVVLAYFLTSFMNVPVALIAIPAASILGYLAELRDIDIGKILREAPWQIVLFSLGMYIVVFGMGKQGVTQFLASVDNSIFSLPSPLNVIAEGLLFAGTAAIMNNLPSVMLNSLAIHYTFSSYLLPALINVVSNDIGPKFTPIGSLATLLWLYSLERRHGVKISLKTYMYLGLITTPIVLILTLLSLWVIFYFL from the coding sequence GTGCTCAAGCTAGTACTCTCGATTCTGATCTTCATTATTACTCTTTTACTTGTAAATTTGAAGCCTAGGGGAATTCCGATAGGTTATTCTGCATTGCTTGGTGGTACTCTTACTTTGATACTGGGCATTTCCACCGTAAGTGACGTGATCCAAGTTTTTGATATAGTATGGAACGCGACACTTACCTTTATTGCAATAATTATAATTACATTGATTTTTGATGAAGCGGGTTTCTTTGACTATATTGCGTTTCGCATCATAGATAAAATAGGGAATAACGTTCTCAAAGCCTTCGTGGCCATTTTACTCTTGGACGCTATAGTGTCGGCATTTTTCGCCAATGACGGTGCAGCACTGGTCATGACACCTATAGCCATCTCTCTGATGTCAAGGGTAAAGCTAGAGGACCATGCAAAGGTAATATTTATGATGGGAATAGGTTTCATGGCAGATACTGCTAGCCTCCCATTTATTATAAGTAATTTGGTAAATATAATTGATGCGACTTACTTCGGAATCTCTTTCCTCGATTACGTAGAATACATGATATTTCCGTATTTAATTTCAGTTTTGGTTTCTTTATTATTGTATTATTTCCTTCTATTAAGGAAAGTGAATGGAGAACAAACGATACCTAAATTCGTCCCTCAGGTTAAAGACAGACTTCTAGTGAATCTGGCAATTCCTTTTATGGCTATTGTAGTCTTAGCTTATTTCCTCACATCTTTTATGAACGTACCAGTAGCGTTAATAGCTATCCCAGCTGCCTCTATTCTAGGATATTTAGCCGAGCTTAGGGACATAGATATAGGGAAGATATTAAGGGAAGCTCCTTGGCAAATTGTCCTTTTCTCCTTAGGGATGTATATAGTTGTCTTCGGTATGGGAAAGCAAGGCGTTACTCAATTCTTGGCTAGCGTGGATAACAGCATTTTCTCTTTACCTTCACCATTAAACGTGATAGCTGAAGGACTCCTTTTCGCCGGAACTGCAGCTATAATGAATAACTTACCATCAGTTATGCTTAACTCACTCGCAATACATTACACATTCTCATCTTATCTACTGCCAGCCTTGATAAACGTGGTAAGTAACGATATAGGACCGAAGTTCACTCCCATAGGATCTTTAGCTACTCTTCTGTGGCTATATTCTCTCGAAAGAAGACATGGAGTGAAAATATCGCTAAAGACTTACATGTATTTAGGTTTGATTACAACGCCGATAGTTTTGATATTGACCCTCCTATCCCTCTGGGTAATCTTCTATTTCTTATGA
- a CDS encoding DMT family transporter — translation MAVSSRGLRLAILLALVWGLSYPLIKITSGYASPVVISIFRVVVSSFFFLALTKGRIAKGKDELIVGIFNVALFMLLLNFGTALSPNPGIAAVMIYTQPIFVIVIEKILGTNLSLRSIIGVIIGFTGIIVSVSSSSFSLGIMVSLLGGLTWALGTVIFSRRIRNSNILELNAFMSLISIPILIPFLSLDFYFIVNPLSISLLISLSVLAQVAGYITWFSMVKEMGGIRASSASLLVPITSYFMSFIVLGDLPTELEVIGSVITLVGVYITLSESRTGKS, via the coding sequence ATGGCAGTATCATCAAGAGGATTGAGGTTAGCTATACTTCTAGCGTTAGTTTGGGGTTTATCTTATCCGCTCATAAAGATAACCTCCGGTTATGCGTCCCCTGTAGTGATATCAATATTTCGTGTAGTGGTTTCCTCTTTCTTCTTTTTGGCCTTGACTAAGGGTAGGATTGCGAAAGGAAAGGATGAGCTAATAGTAGGCATATTTAACGTTGCACTATTTATGTTGTTGCTGAACTTTGGGACCGCATTATCTCCTAATCCAGGAATAGCAGCGGTCATGATTTATACTCAGCCTATATTTGTTATTGTAATAGAAAAAATATTAGGCACAAATTTGAGCTTAAGGTCAATAATAGGTGTTATAATAGGTTTCACTGGAATAATAGTTTCAGTATCCTCCTCAAGCTTCAGCTTAGGTATTATGGTGTCTTTGCTTGGAGGCTTAACTTGGGCCCTAGGAACAGTTATTTTCTCCAGAAGAATAAGAAACTCCAATATTTTAGAACTGAACGCCTTCATGTCTCTGATTTCGATTCCTATATTAATTCCATTTCTTTCGTTAGATTTCTATTTTATTGTAAATCCTTTATCAATTTCATTATTAATTTCGCTTTCGGTTCTAGCGCAGGTAGCGGGTTACATTACATGGTTCAGTATGGTGAAGGAAATGGGAGGAATAAGAGCATCTTCGGCTTCTCTATTAGTTCCTATAACATCATACTTCATGTCGTTTATAGTGCTAGGGGACTTGCCTACAGAATTAGAAGTGATAGGATCTGTAATCACACTGGTAGGCGTTTACATAACCTTAAGCGAGAGCAGAACTGGTAAAAGTTAG
- a CDS encoding precorrin-8X methylmutase gives MDSLSISNTAVILIGHGSRRNTYNQDIERIVKSLGYELKIPVYLSYNEFNSPNWRDLLPKLIEKGVENFVFGLVFLGRGNHVYHDIMGEIGASRIGEWEKVKYNGKEIGVFFTETLGRSPLVKMALKYRLSRAMNFLPGIEDILMDPEGIEDGSMKKILEQIDAKNEMEKRVIAKAVFAAGNLEVAKYMHVSEDAIDSGIEALSSGVPILTDVKMVSAGIRWKDVRCFIDHPEVVELAKKKGKTRASEAMRFGFRETSVVVVGNAPTALAEVLQMAREGFDIPLVVATPPGFTNAVEVKEKLVRSGIPSIVLRGTMGGSGIAASIINEVVRLTRNGQ, from the coding sequence ATGGATAGCTTATCCATCAGTAACACAGCCGTTATATTAATTGGCCATGGTTCTAGAAGAAACACCTATAACCAGGATATAGAAAGGATAGTTAAGTCTCTAGGATATGAGTTAAAGATACCGGTTTACCTCTCTTATAATGAGTTCAATTCCCCCAACTGGAGGGATTTGCTTCCAAAGCTCATAGAGAAAGGAGTTGAGAACTTCGTGTTCGGTCTGGTTTTTCTAGGAAGGGGAAATCACGTTTACCATGATATAATGGGAGAGATCGGTGCATCAAGAATAGGAGAATGGGAAAAAGTGAAATATAATGGGAAAGAAATAGGAGTATTTTTCACGGAGACCTTAGGTAGATCTCCGCTAGTTAAAATGGCTCTCAAATATCGCTTGAGCAGAGCAATGAACTTTCTACCGGGAATAGAAGACATATTGATGGACCCTGAGGGTATCGAGGACGGCTCTATGAAAAAAATACTAGAACAAATAGATGCTAAGAACGAGATGGAGAAAAGGGTAATAGCCAAGGCCGTATTTGCTGCTGGAAACTTAGAAGTGGCCAAGTACATGCACGTTAGCGAAGATGCGATAGACTCCGGAATAGAGGCACTTTCTTCAGGGGTACCGATACTGACTGACGTCAAGATGGTAAGTGCCGGAATAAGGTGGAAAGACGTTAGGTGCTTCATAGATCATCCTGAAGTAGTTGAGTTAGCCAAGAAAAAAGGAAAGACTAGGGCTTCAGAGGCAATGAGGTTCGGATTCAGGGAGACGAGCGTGGTAGTTGTAGGTAACGCTCCCACAGCGTTAGCAGAGGTGCTACAAATGGCCAGAGAGGGGTTTGACATACCTCTAGTTGTGGCAACACCTCCGGGGTTCACAAACGCGGTGGAAGTAAAAGAGAAGCTTGTTAGATCAGGTATACCTTCAATTGTCCTGAGGGGGACTATGGGAGGAAGCGGGATTGCAGCATCGATAATTAACGAAGTTGTGAGGTTGACAAGGAATGGCCAATAA
- a CDS encoding precorrin-3B C(17)-methyltransferase, with product MANNGAIFVVGLGPGSKEYRTIRAQQVLEEADIIVGYNTYLKMIKDVTDGKEVIGAKMKEEVFRAKVTIEKALEGKKVALVSSGDPQVYGMASLLLDMMIRHGYDIPVEVVPGVTAALAVSSRLGSPLSLDYASISLSDLLIPREEILLRVRKAAEGDFTIVLYNPISKPLLEASMEIIREVKKVPIPVGIVDHAFRDNEKVIITDLDSWKKYEQLIGMVTTLVIGNSKTYVAGNKMITPRGYERKYSY from the coding sequence ATGGCCAATAATGGTGCAATCTTCGTGGTCGGGCTCGGACCAGGGAGCAAGGAGTACAGGACTATCAGGGCACAACAAGTTCTTGAAGAGGCAGATATCATAGTAGGTTATAACACTTATCTTAAAATGATAAAGGACGTAACTGATGGAAAAGAAGTAATTGGAGCTAAGATGAAAGAGGAAGTGTTTAGGGCAAAGGTGACAATCGAGAAGGCATTGGAGGGCAAGAAGGTGGCGCTTGTATCAAGCGGTGATCCTCAAGTTTACGGCATGGCGAGCCTCCTCCTCGACATGATGATCAGACATGGTTACGATATACCCGTGGAGGTCGTGCCTGGAGTTACTGCAGCTTTAGCAGTGTCCTCGAGGTTAGGTAGTCCTCTTTCCTTGGACTATGCTTCTATAAGCTTAAGCGACCTCTTGATACCAAGGGAAGAAATACTTCTCAGAGTGAGGAAGGCAGCTGAGGGGGACTTCACTATTGTACTTTACAATCCCATAAGCAAACCTTTGCTTGAGGCTTCAATGGAGATCATAAGGGAAGTGAAAAAGGTTCCAATACCTGTTGGGATAGTAGATCACGCTTTCAGGGACAACGAGAAGGTTATAATTACCGATCTCGACAGCTGGAAGAAGTACGAACAGTTAATAGGGATGGTAACTACGTTAGTCATCGGGAATTCAAAGACTTACGTAGCTGGAAATAAGATGATAACTCCTAGAGGATATGAAAGGAAATACAGCTACTAG
- the cbiD gene encoding cobalt-precorrin-5B (C(1))-methyltransferase CbiD, whose product MLIDTLKRFGITTGGAASAASKAAVLFSKGIEVDRVVIPTPIGLRIEIPIARLERRGEEFCASVQKFSGDNPDILNGIEIISCVSSSDSFSVEGGDGIGIVTKPGLRVNVGERAINPMSRSMIEQAIKEVEPDMKVKVRVIVPRGEELAEETMNRVVGIKGGISILGTTGIEYPVSDEDYIEHIKCELGAVKISHESVSLALGNTAVSFAKKSGDPVVKIGDRVGDSVELAAEMGFRLISLYGMPAKLMKVASGIMNTHNKFGDARVETMVFLSVLAGIDGEILRKITLSTSVEEGFHYMGELKYKVSELLANRVILRIKSLKKVKINKPNLKVVVVGYEGEKLAEVGI is encoded by the coding sequence ATCCTGATTGATACCTTGAAGAGGTTCGGAATTACAACAGGAGGCGCAGCTTCAGCCGCGTCTAAAGCTGCAGTACTCTTCTCGAAGGGAATAGAAGTGGATAGGGTTGTCATACCAACTCCCATAGGGCTTAGGATAGAAATCCCTATTGCACGCCTAGAGAGAAGAGGAGAAGAGTTCTGTGCTTCAGTTCAGAAATTTTCAGGGGACAACCCTGATATATTAAATGGAATTGAAATAATATCCTGCGTATCATCTTCTGATTCTTTTTCAGTCGAGGGCGGAGACGGAATAGGTATAGTTACGAAGCCAGGACTTCGGGTCAACGTGGGAGAAAGGGCTATAAACCCTATGTCAAGAAGTATGATAGAACAAGCCATAAAGGAAGTAGAGCCTGACATGAAGGTTAAGGTTCGAGTGATAGTTCCTAGGGGAGAGGAACTCGCAGAAGAAACTATGAACCGAGTGGTAGGAATAAAAGGAGGGATCTCCATCCTTGGAACTACCGGAATAGAATACCCGGTTAGCGATGAGGATTACATAGAACATATAAAATGTGAGTTAGGAGCTGTGAAGATATCTCATGAATCTGTATCGCTGGCGCTGGGAAATACAGCAGTCAGCTTCGCCAAAAAGAGCGGTGACCCAGTAGTCAAAATAGGAGATAGAGTTGGAGACTCCGTAGAGCTTGCAGCGGAAATGGGTTTCCGTTTGATATCTCTGTACGGGATGCCGGCCAAGCTGATGAAAGTGGCCTCCGGGATCATGAACACTCATAATAAATTTGGAGACGCGAGAGTTGAGACCATGGTATTTCTCTCAGTCTTAGCTGGTATTGACGGGGAGATTCTCAGGAAGATAACTCTCTCTACTTCGGTAGAAGAGGGGTTTCATTACATGGGCGAGTTGAAATATAAGGTGTCCGAGTTGTTAGCAAATAGAGTAATTTTAAGAATTAAATCTTTAAAAAAGGTAAAAATTAATAAACCCAACCTCAAGGTAGTGGTGGTAGGTTATGAAGGAGAGAAGCTCGCAGAAGTGGGAATTTAG
- the cbiT gene encoding precorrin-6Y C5,15-methyltransferase (decarboxylating) subunit CbiT, which yields MKERSSQKWEFRTPGIPDSLFLRDEEIPMTKEEIRSLVMSKLRLREDHEALDIGCGTGSVTVEMALIAKRVVGIDNNPKAVELTKANVSKFGVNVDVIQGHAPEALKDLGKFDRIFIGGGSDILEEIVMEALNHLKSGGRIVIDAILLETATRAVSLLSERAEVEVTQVTISKGMKTKNGTAMIARNPVFIISGEVNEA from the coding sequence ATGAAGGAGAGAAGCTCGCAGAAGTGGGAATTTAGAACGCCGGGAATTCCCGATTCTCTATTTTTGAGAGATGAGGAGATCCCTATGACAAAGGAGGAAATAAGGTCTCTCGTGATGTCCAAGCTTAGGCTAAGGGAAGACCATGAAGCTCTCGACATAGGCTGCGGTACTGGAAGCGTAACTGTTGAAATGGCATTGATAGCTAAGAGAGTAGTAGGAATAGACAACAACCCTAAAGCGGTTGAGCTCACCAAGGCAAACGTAAGTAAGTTCGGGGTCAACGTAGACGTGATACAAGGGCATGCGCCTGAAGCACTTAAGGACTTAGGTAAATTTGACAGAATCTTCATAGGAGGAGGTTCTGATATCTTGGAGGAGATAGTCATGGAAGCATTGAACCACCTAAAGAGCGGTGGGAGAATAGTGATAGACGCCATCCTGCTCGAGACTGCCACTAGGGCTGTCTCATTGTTATCCGAAAGGGCTGAGGTTGAGGTTACACAGGTGACTATAAGCAAAGGAATGAAAACTAAGAACGGCACTGCAATGATAGCGAGAAACCCTGTCTTCATTATTTCAGGTGAGGTAAATGAGGCTTAG
- a CDS encoding cobalt-factor II C(20)-methyltransferase: MRLSVVGLGPGDPELLTLKAIKRMDESKVIFVPYSSGTGRSLAMEVIKDHAKGRIVQLGFPMGDHVDDEDLKRIGEKMCLEAEDPSSFVTLGDPVLYSTYFRVKDFLPCFDQIELIPGVSSVTACACKAFLNLGSEKEAIAIIPSLRRDLLELAKGKFETIIVLKGSKGLEEASEILNGYQLIYARRCFMDGELISKWSGKSDHDYFSMLIARR; this comes from the coding sequence ATGAGGCTTAGTGTAGTAGGACTGGGACCAGGAGACCCGGAACTTCTCACATTGAAAGCGATAAAGAGAATGGATGAATCTAAGGTTATCTTCGTCCCTTACTCTAGCGGAACCGGCAGAAGTCTGGCTATGGAGGTGATAAAAGACCACGCCAAGGGGAGGATAGTCCAGCTCGGTTTCCCTATGGGAGATCACGTCGATGACGAGGACTTGAAGAGAATAGGCGAAAAGATGTGTCTGGAAGCAGAGGACCCATCATCTTTCGTGACTCTGGGTGACCCCGTACTTTACAGCACATATTTCAGGGTCAAGGATTTCCTACCTTGTTTCGATCAAATAGAACTCATACCTGGCGTCTCGTCAGTCACTGCGTGTGCGTGTAAGGCTTTCCTCAATTTGGGAAGTGAAAAAGAAGCGATCGCAATAATCCCGTCACTGAGGAGAGATCTTCTTGAGTTAGCTAAGGGGAAGTTTGAAACGATCATAGTTTTGAAGGGAAGTAAAGGGCTTGAGGAAGCTTCTGAAATATTAAACGGGTATCAACTCATATATGCTAGAAGATGCTTTATGGATGGAGAACTGATTTCTAAATGGAGCGGAAAAAGCGACCACGATTATTTCTCTATGTTAATAGCCAGGAGGTGA
- the cobM gene encoding precorrin-4 C(11)-methyltransferase, with protein sequence MDGKEKGKVYFIGSGPGDPDLITVKAMKVIQRADVILYAGSLVNPLILERYARKDAEVHDTSPMTLSQIVETMVKSAEEGKTVARMKSGDSGIYGALMEEMWGLEVAGIPFEVIPGITAAIAAASVIPIELTVPKLGQTVIISRASLRVPMKGSLKNLARHVTDGATLVIYTGIHVIERVVQDLKEGGVPDDMPVIVVHRATWPNQKVIKGTLRDIASKVHEAKIYRDSVIIVGPAAKEEEVRQYVRSSVYDPSFNHSYRPWKVEE encoded by the coding sequence GTGGACGGGAAAGAGAAAGGAAAAGTTTACTTCATAGGCTCAGGCCCAGGAGATCCTGACTTAATAACAGTGAAAGCGATGAAAGTAATACAGAGAGCTGACGTTATACTCTATGCAGGGTCTTTAGTTAACCCCCTCATTCTTGAGAGATACGCCAGAAAAGACGCCGAAGTCCACGACACTTCTCCAATGACACTCTCACAGATAGTCGAAACTATGGTTAAGTCTGCAGAGGAAGGAAAGACTGTAGCTAGAATGAAAAGCGGGGATTCAGGCATTTACGGGGCTCTCATGGAGGAGATGTGGGGTCTGGAAGTAGCAGGGATTCCTTTTGAGGTGATCCCAGGGATAACTGCTGCAATAGCTGCTGCCTCGGTAATACCAATTGAGTTAACCGTCCCGAAACTGGGTCAGACCGTGATAATCTCTCGTGCGTCACTGAGGGTTCCCATGAAGGGGTCGCTGAAAAACCTAGCACGTCATGTAACCGACGGCGCAACCTTAGTCATATACACAGGAATTCACGTAATAGAGAGAGTAGTACAAGACCTAAAGGAAGGTGGAGTCCCAGACGACATGCCCGTCATCGTTGTACATAGAGCGACATGGCCTAATCAAAAGGTGATAAAAGGAACTTTGAGAGACATCGCGTCTAAAGTACACGAAGCTAAAATTTACAGGGACTCGGTCATAATAGTTGGTCCTGCAGCTAAAGAGGAAGAGGTCAGGCAATACGTGAGGTCAAGTGTTTACGACCCGTCTTTCAACCATTCCTACAGACCTTGGAAAGTTGAGGAGTAA
- the cbiG gene encoding cobalt-precorrin 5A hydrolase has translation MIENLWRGVAIVYTSTGEGTAKKIGEWIRREKEIPAVEMPYSQSHLSSIWNCYDSILFVMALEGVVRTSCKLAKSKDTDPPVVAVDDLGRYVIPVLGGHWGANEITQEISSFLNAIPVITTASELFNKISVETIARKLIAKVENPEAIVKINSAILKGQEVCVDGFKFDGLNEGDSCHFIITTTEKDYPGKVVVRLSPSPLHIGIGSKKEVDVDLIERGVREVLSKLSIPLDRVSSISSIREEVSEVARRLNKRFMLYSKDEVNSFSNPCLTPQSEKLKEVGIKGVAEICALMSARENPRLVLRKLKIGNSATLAIATGGNT, from the coding sequence ATGATAGAGAACCTCTGGCGTGGCGTTGCAATAGTTTACACCTCAACAGGTGAAGGAACAGCGAAGAAAATAGGGGAATGGATCAGAAGAGAGAAGGAAATACCCGCAGTAGAAATGCCTTACTCTCAGTCCCACCTTTCCTCGATCTGGAACTGCTACGACTCCATTCTCTTCGTTATGGCATTGGAGGGAGTAGTCAGAACGTCATGCAAGCTAGCTAAGTCCAAGGACACTGACCCGCCGGTTGTTGCTGTCGACGATCTGGGGAGGTACGTGATCCCAGTTTTAGGAGGACATTGGGGCGCAAACGAGATAACTCAAGAGATCTCTTCGTTCCTAAACGCTATCCCCGTCATAACCACCGCATCAGAACTCTTTAACAAGATAAGTGTCGAAACGATAGCTAGAAAGTTGATTGCGAAGGTCGAGAACCCTGAAGCTATAGTCAAAATAAATTCCGCTATCCTTAAGGGACAGGAAGTCTGTGTTGACGGATTTAAATTCGATGGATTAAATGAAGGGGACAGTTGCCATTTCATAATTACTACTACAGAAAAAGACTACCCCGGAAAAGTAGTAGTTAGACTGTCACCTTCACCCCTTCACATAGGTATCGGATCAAAGAAGGAAGTTGACGTGGACTTGATAGAAAGGGGCGTAAGGGAAGTCTTATCGAAGCTTAGCATACCCCTAGACAGGGTATCGAGTATCTCGTCAATCAGAGAAGAAGTGAGCGAGGTAGCAAGAAGGCTTAACAAGCGATTCATGTTGTACAGCAAAGATGAAGTGAACTCGTTCTCTAACCCTTGTCTGACACCTCAAAGCGAAAAGTTAAAGGAAGTAGGAATAAAAGGCGTAGCGGAAATATGTGCACTCATGTCAGCTAGGGAAAACCCACGTTTAGTTCTAAGAAAATTAAAGATCGGAAACTCGGCTACTTTAGCTATTGCTACAGGTGGCAATACATGA
- a CDS encoding cobalt-precorrin-7 (C(5))-methyltransferase, whose product MKLVGVGPGDPELITVKGRMAIEECQVIVGWGSVVERFSALTQGKEIIVLTYKKEHEGLSLASKREDEGKSVCLLDHGDPGVSDWQFVEKAKSFFKNVEVVPGVSVVNAALDRIGEDLGKNCFVTLHVRGDITPFMNDILTCLKMGRGVLVNPEPYDDGPQRVARFLMEKGIEGKIVVMEKLTYPDSSVHEFNVDELSASHRKFSDLTIIHIRST is encoded by the coding sequence ATGAAGCTCGTAGGGGTTGGCCCAGGAGACCCAGAACTGATCACCGTAAAAGGAAGAATGGCAATAGAGGAATGTCAGGTAATTGTGGGATGGGGTTCAGTAGTAGAGAGGTTCTCAGCTTTAACGCAGGGAAAAGAGATTATCGTCTTGACATATAAGAAAGAACATGAAGGGCTATCATTGGCTTCTAAGAGGGAAGATGAAGGAAAGAGTGTATGCCTACTTGATCACGGAGACCCGGGAGTGTCTGACTGGCAATTCGTAGAGAAAGCGAAGTCTTTCTTTAAGAATGTAGAAGTTGTGCCAGGGGTTTCAGTTGTTAACGCTGCTCTAGACCGAATTGGTGAAGACCTTGGGAAGAACTGCTTCGTAACCCTCCACGTTAGAGGAGACATTACACCTTTCATGAATGACATACTAACTTGCCTGAAGATGGGGAGAGGCGTCCTTGTCAACCCAGAGCCTTACGACGACGGTCCTCAGAGAGTTGCCAGATTCTTGATGGAGAAAGGTATAGAGGGCAAAATTGTAGTTATGGAGAAGCTTACCTATCCAGACTCATCGGTTCATGAGTTTAACGTTGATGAACTATCCGCATCACATAGAAAATTTAGTGACTTGACCATAATTCACATAAGGTCAACATGA